The Macaca thibetana thibetana isolate TM-01 chromosome 5, ASM2454274v1, whole genome shotgun sequence genomic sequence aaaatacaaaaattaaccaggcgtggtggcacaggcttgtagtcccagctacttgggaggctgaggcaggaggatcgcttgagtccaggaggtggaagttgcagtgggccgagatcatgccactgcactctaccctgggcgacagagcaagatcctgtcttaaaaaaaaaaaaaaaaaaaatctgtctggAAGTCCTTACTTTATATTTCATTGTCAAACTGCTTTCCCCCATCTCATGACTTCACCTCTCTCTACATCCCCaagccaagaaagaaaatgacaagaaatGGACAGATGTTAGCACGAGTTGGGTGCGCTTTGGGGATGGGGAAGTCTGAGGTCTCGGAAAATCTTTTCTACATATACACCCAGCCTTGTGAGTTCTCACTTTCTTGACGCACGCACGAAACTCTCAAAACCACCAAAAAGGAGAAGGGGGGGCGTCGCCCACCCCTCCTGGCATTCCGCGGCTGCCAACTCTTTCCCTCCCATCTGGCTCCTCGGATGCCCGCGGGGGAATCGAGGTGAATAGCGCCGGGCGAGGCCGCCGCGGACGCCCCGTCGGATGTGCCCTTCGCTGGGCCGAGAGGGTCAGGGTTGGAGAGGGAAGAGCTCGTGCCCACCTTGCTCGCAGGTGCCCTTGCTGACCTGGGTGATGGCCTTCTCCCCGCGGCTCTCGGCCCTCTGGCTGGCGGCGCGCAGCTGGCAGCCGCTTGGGTAGGTGGTGCCATCGCTGCCACACACCGGGTAGCGGCTCTTGCACACGCACACGCCGCTTACCCCCGGGCCGCCGGCTGCTGCCCCGGCTTTACCCTTCCGCCTCTTGCGGCTCTTCACGCACTCCATGCCCGGCGCGCAGTACCCCCTGCCGGCGCCGCCGCCCCCGCACGGCTCGCCCTCGCCGCGTGCGCACATCGGGCAGCAGCCGCACGCGTCGCGGGTCTCGCCCAGCAGGCAGCCCAGCGGGGGCAGGGGCGGGCAGGCGGCCGGCTCGCAGGGGCCGCAGGTGTccgaagaggaggaagaggagaggggcaggagcaggagcagcagcCCGGCAGCGCCGAGGAGTAGGGCATGTAGCGACGGCCGCTCCATGGCGTGGTGCGGTGGCAGCTGCAAAGGCGCAAGTGAGCCGGGTCGGGCCGGCCCGCGCCTTAAACCCGCCGCCCCGCCCGGCCCAGCAGCGGGAACCACACCCCCGGGCGGTGAGAGCGCTGGGGCCCCGCCCGTGCCGCCCTCCCGGGCCCGCGGGGCCTGCGCGCGCGCTCCTGCTGGAGTTGGGGGTGAGCGGTCACCCGGCGTGACCGGCCCATGGGCGCTCGGTCTCACGGCCGCTTCGCAGAGCTCACCCCGCCAGCTCCTGCTTGGTCCCCAGTCCTCTGCCCCGAGCCCTCAGGGATTGCCCCGCAGTGCGAGCGGCTCCTCCACTCTCTGATTTTTCCCCGTTTCCGGTCAATATATTTAAACTTCTTAACAACCACCGCTTCGAGACGATCCAGGGTTTCATCTATTAAACTCTCCGTGGGCCTGAGACACCTGAGTGCTCATTACGCTGTGGTTTGGGAAGCTCTCTTAAGAACAAGCTGTTAAAAAACCCCACCTGTGGATTTTTTGTCCCCGTTGGCCACAGGCCCGCTGTGGTCTTGGGTGTCAGGCACTAAAAGGACAAATCGTTGCCAACCACTTCCCTTTCTGGAACCTCCTAACTGCCTGCACCTCCCTCCCCGCTTCGCCTCCCAGTGGCATTCAACAAAACTGTGCTTTTTTTGTGCTGAGCCGTTTTCAGTGAGTACTGGAATCCGTGAGAGCTGTGCCCTTGTTTTGAGTTCTTGCTGAACTGCTTGCCCTCCAGCAAGCCTCTGGGGAGAACAGAGCGCAGCTGAGAGGAGCAGGGGTCCCCAGCTCCTTCCTCGTTGGGGCTGCCAAGGAGGTACCTAAAGCGCCCCCAGTCTTCACCAGCATTCCCGGAGGTTTTTGATATAAACGATGGACACTCAGTCTTTCTGCGAAGTGCTCTGCAAACTCAACTTGAAAGCCTCTCTTCCCAGGAACATTGGCCTCTCCAATGCAGACATGGAAGTTGCTTTCACTTTTTAACTGAATGTGTAACACTACAGCGTGCAATATTCTGCATGTCACATTGTGGttcttttgtgttcttttttcttagcatAAATCCAGGGATTTACAGGGTTGCTGACTGAAAGCCAGCAGTTCAGTTCATAATCCCATCAGCAATGCAAAGAACTCATTCTCAACAGACTCTTACAAGGATAATTATTGCAAACTTTTGGAAAATTAAGTGACCACAAAATCGGGGGGTGGAGAGTGGAGAAACGTCCTCCAATCCAGAAAAACCTAGCACTGCTTTTTGGCCTCTCCTTAGTGTATTATAGACAAGTGGAGCATCTTTTTTCCCTCAAAGGTCATATGTTGACCTGAcagttgtttaaaaaacaatgaaaaatcttTAGAGCAgaattttcccaaatatttttgtctttgttccaTCCTAAGAGATGCAGTTTACATGACCCATTTGTTTTcctgaaaaggaaacaaatgcaAAGTGCACTCTATTTCCTGttgtatttaatttctttctttctcttcttttcttgctttgctttcttctctgtcttctttctttctttcttttttttgatgaagtctctctgtgtcgcctagtctggagtgcagtggtgagattttggctcactgcaacctctgcctcccggcttcaaacagtccttctgcctcaaccttccaagtagctgggattacaggcatgcaccattatgcccagctaatttttgtatttttactagagacagggtttcaacatgttgcccaggctggtctcgaactcctggcctcaagtgatccacctgcctcggcctccaaaagtgttgggattacaggtgtgagtcaacaCCCCTGGCCCTGATTTCATTTAATTCACTGGTCAGGAGCCACTAAATTGGTTCCATGATCTAGTATGACGATCTGTAATAGTTCTGGATTCTCCAGAAGCTTACTGTGAGACAAGGATTCCAGTGCAAGTAGGTCACATCAGGACACACAGATTGAGGGTTGGGGCAGGCAGGTGAGCAAGCAGGAAGGGAAGACAGCCAATAAATGTGCTTATCTCTGCAGGCCGAAGAAGCCCTCAGGCTCTACAaactctttgtgtgtgtgtgtgtgtgtgtgtgtgtgtgtgtgtgtgtgtgtagggcaTGCGGGTGGGCAGTGGCAGCAGCTGTACACTAAGAGCTGTCACCCACAGTGTGTGAAAGTCCTGCATCAGAGCCAACAGTGAGAATGCAAACATGTGCCGCAGCAGAGTCCCTTTGAGGAACCTCCTCACTGCCCAGCaagcaaagaaaacaagcaaGTTTCTGGTCACTGAAAGGGGAACCCGAGCTCTGTGACAGCGCCAGTTAAGGAGGACTTGAAAACAAGAAGAGATGTTAGAAAAAAGGCAGGTGAATGGAGCCTTTAAAGAGCAAGTTGACAACTCCACCCTTCCAATAACAGATATTGTCACCTGTCCAGCTTCAGTTTTAAGGAGGTGGAGAGGCTGGATGTGGAGATGGAGatacttttacttcttcctgTTTAATTGGTGCCtttcgtttctttttcttgcataatTGCCCTGGTTAGAACctccagtataatgttgaatagaagaggTGAGTGGACACCCTTGTCCCAGTGCTCAACTTACAGGGAAAGTTgttagtttttcaccattaagcatggtgttggccgggtgcggtggctcacgcctgtaatcccagcactttgggaggccgaggcgg encodes the following:
- the IGFBP7 gene encoding insulin-like growth factor-binding protein 7, which translates into the protein MERPSLHALLLGAAGLLLLLLPLSSSSSSDTCGPCEPAACPPLPPLGCLLGETRDACGCCPMCARGEGEPCGGGGAGRGYCAPGMECVKSRKRRKGKAGAAAGGPGVSGVCVCKSRYPVCGSDGTTYPSGCQLRAASQRAESRGEKAITQVSKGTCEQGPSIVTPPKDIWNVTGAQVYLSCEVIGIPTPVLIWNKVKRGHYGVQRTELLPGDRDNLAIQTRGGPEKHEVTGWVLVSPLSKDDAGEYECHASNSQGQASASAKITVVDALHEIPVKKGEGAEL